Proteins co-encoded in one Dyella japonica A8 genomic window:
- the tolB gene encoding Tol-Pal system beta propeller repeat protein TolB, whose amino-acid sequence MKKTSRYLVLLLGILGLLFAGLASAQTSTLTGTVEGVTKSATPIVVVPFAQAGGAPLPTDIADVMRNDFNRSGKFRSLAKSDIVETPSKGADVNFATWRLLKQDYITVGRISDAGGGMLRIEYELWDVNRQQNLLAQAYTAPAGDLRGVAHQIADAIYEKITGVRGAFWTRIAYITAVGLGNNTTYSLIVADSDGYNPQVVARSRESLLSPAWSPDGRKIAYVSFESGNSAIYVQDITTGSRQLVSARAKGINGAPSFSPDGSKLALALSYQGNPEIYVMDVGSRSETRLTNNLAIDTEPRWTPDGQSIIFTSDRGGKPQLYQMSAGGGGAERITFQGQFNANASISYDGKQIAMVQGNGNVYRIAIMDRSLGGQVRFISPGPIDETPSFAPNASMLLYAASEGRRGVLYAVSADGLVRQRLVLADGDVREPAWGPYRQR is encoded by the coding sequence ATGAAAAAGACTTCCCGTTATCTGGTCCTATTGCTTGGCATCCTGGGCCTGCTGTTCGCGGGCCTGGCGTCCGCGCAGACCTCCACCCTCACCGGTACGGTGGAAGGTGTGACCAAGTCGGCCACGCCGATCGTGGTCGTGCCGTTCGCGCAGGCCGGTGGCGCGCCGCTGCCCACCGACATCGCCGATGTCATGCGCAATGACTTCAACCGCTCCGGCAAATTCCGCTCGCTCGCCAAGAGCGACATCGTGGAAACGCCGTCCAAGGGTGCGGACGTCAACTTCGCCACCTGGCGCCTGCTCAAGCAGGACTACATTACGGTCGGTCGCATCAGCGATGCCGGCGGCGGCATGCTGCGCATCGAATACGAACTGTGGGACGTCAACCGTCAGCAGAACCTGCTGGCCCAGGCGTACACCGCCCCGGCCGGCGACCTGCGCGGCGTGGCCCATCAGATCGCTGACGCGATCTACGAAAAGATCACCGGCGTGCGTGGCGCGTTCTGGACCCGCATCGCCTACATCACCGCCGTGGGCCTGGGCAACAACACCACCTACTCGTTGATCGTGGCCGACTCGGACGGCTACAACCCGCAGGTCGTGGCCCGTTCGCGTGAGTCCCTGCTGTCCCCGGCCTGGTCGCCGGATGGCCGCAAGATCGCCTACGTGTCCTTCGAGAGCGGCAACTCCGCCATCTACGTGCAAGACATTACGACCGGCTCGCGTCAGCTGGTGTCGGCACGCGCCAAGGGCATCAACGGCGCGCCGTCGTTCTCGCCGGATGGCAGCAAGCTGGCCCTGGCCCTGTCCTACCAGGGCAACCCCGAGATCTACGTGATGGACGTCGGCTCCCGTTCGGAGACCCGCCTCACCAACAACCTGGCCATCGATACCGAGCCGCGCTGGACCCCGGACGGCCAGAGCATCATCTTCACCTCCGACCGTGGCGGTAAGCCCCAGCTCTACCAGATGTCGGCCGGTGGCGGCGGGGCAGAGCGCATCACCTTCCAGGGCCAGTTCAACGCCAATGCCTCGATCAGCTACGACGGCAAGCAGATCGCGATGGTGCAGGGCAACGGGAACGTGTATCGTATTGCTATCATGGATCGCAGTCTGGGTGGGCAGGTGCGCTTCATCTCGCCGGGTCCGATCGACGAAACGCCGAGTTTCGCGCCGAACGCGAGCATGTTGCTGTACGCCGCCTCCGAAGGAAGGCGTGGCGTGTTGTACGCCGTGTCCGCCGATGGTCTCGTCCGCCAGCGCCTGGTGCTGGCCGACGGCGACGTTCGCGAACCGGCTTGGGGTCCCTATCGTCAGCGATAA
- the tolQ gene encoding protein TolQ: MNGGLNIFKLIAEASVLVQAVMLVLLVFSFLSWVIIIRKHQQLKSAMEEAEGFEERFWSGADLAQLFREVSNRGAGNGGMENVFESGFREFVRQRQRRVLDMRIVIEGSERAMRVAGTREIGRLERNLEFLANVGSISPYVGLFGTVIGIMGAFQGLGEMKDVTIAVVAPHISEALIATAMGLFAAIPAVWAYNRFANKVERVASRYEVFQEEFSSVLQRQIQTDEAA, from the coding sequence ATGAACGGTGGACTGAACATTTTCAAGCTGATCGCGGAAGCGAGCGTTCTGGTACAGGCCGTCATGCTGGTCTTGCTGGTGTTCTCCTTCCTTTCCTGGGTGATCATCATCCGCAAGCACCAGCAGCTGAAGTCGGCGATGGAAGAGGCCGAGGGCTTCGAGGAGCGCTTCTGGTCCGGCGCCGATCTCGCCCAGCTGTTCCGCGAAGTCAGCAACCGCGGTGCGGGCAATGGCGGCATGGAAAATGTGTTCGAGTCGGGCTTCCGCGAGTTCGTGCGCCAGCGCCAGCGCCGCGTGCTTGACATGCGCATCGTCATCGAAGGTTCCGAGCGCGCCATGCGCGTGGCCGGCACCCGCGAGATCGGCCGCCTGGAACGCAACCTGGAATTCCTCGCCAACGTGGGCTCGATCAGTCCCTATGTCGGCCTGTTCGGCACCGTCATCGGCATCATGGGCGCCTTCCAGGGCCTGGGCGAGATGAAGGACGTGACCATCGCCGTGGTCGCACCGCACATTTCTGAAGCGCTGATCGCCACGGCCATGGGCCTGTTCGCCGCGATTCCGGCCGTGTGGGCGTACAACCGCTTCGCCAACAAGGTCGAGCGCGTTGCCTCGCGCTATGAGGTGTTCCAGGAGGAGTTCTCTTCGGTGCTGCAGCGTCAGATCCAGACCGACGAAGCGGCTTGA
- a CDS encoding cell envelope integrity protein TolA, whose product MRADSPKGTSKAVVLSAILHLGIVGFLALAVVPCSFYESLFETLHLPASWNPITCTKPVSLQGEIIEAELVGITGAPPPKHTPAKPTPNTVPPPPSVPPPPSEETPKIKTLPPPPEHPDTKDQEKVVAEGIQKAEDAKKEQEEKQRQRAAELDAQAAKHKQEEQKKIDELFAKMDAADKSVKQAQSKAKQAKQQMEDLKNAQDNGVDNVPYAAQKQTGANGPDASLRAQYLAAIQNTLKQNWVGPDNMPANQQCLLHIVQLQGGQVVSAKVDSSCPFDDAGRKSVEDAAMRANQLPYKGFESVFSRNVDMFFKP is encoded by the coding sequence ATGAGGGCCGACTCCCCCAAGGGCACGTCCAAGGCGGTTGTCCTTTCCGCCATTCTCCATCTAGGCATCGTGGGCTTCCTGGCCCTCGCGGTGGTGCCGTGCTCGTTCTACGAAAGCCTGTTCGAGACCTTGCACCTGCCGGCGAGCTGGAACCCCATCACCTGTACCAAGCCGGTGTCGCTGCAAGGCGAAATCATCGAGGCCGAGCTGGTGGGCATCACGGGTGCGCCCCCGCCGAAGCACACGCCGGCCAAGCCCACGCCGAACACGGTGCCGCCGCCGCCCAGCGTGCCGCCGCCGCCATCGGAAGAAACCCCGAAGATCAAGACCCTGCCGCCGCCGCCCGAGCATCCGGATACCAAGGATCAGGAGAAGGTGGTAGCCGAGGGCATCCAGAAGGCCGAGGACGCCAAGAAGGAACAGGAAGAGAAGCAGCGCCAGCGTGCTGCCGAACTGGACGCCCAGGCGGCCAAGCACAAGCAGGAAGAGCAGAAGAAGATCGACGAGCTGTTCGCCAAGATGGACGCCGCGGACAAGTCCGTGAAGCAGGCGCAAAGCAAGGCCAAGCAGGCCAAGCAGCAGATGGAAGACCTGAAGAACGCCCAGGACAACGGCGTGGACAACGTGCCTTACGCGGCCCAGAAGCAGACCGGCGCCAATGGCCCGGATGCGAGTCTGCGTGCCCAATATCTGGCTGCGATTCAGAATACGCTCAAACAGAACTGGGTCGGCCCGGATAACATGCCGGCCAACCAGCAATGCCTGCTGCATATCGTGCAGTTGCAGGGTGGCCAGGTGGTCAGTGCCAAGGTCGACTCGAGCTGCCCATTCGATGACGCAGGGCGCAAGTCCGTCGAAGACGCGGCCATGAGGGCCAACCAGTTGCCTTACAAGGGATTTGAAAGTGTCTTTAGTCGCAACGTTGATATGTTCTTCAAGCCATAG
- the ybgC gene encoding tol-pal system-associated acyl-CoA thioesterase produces the protein MTDAMQAATDPFQWPVRVYWEDTDAGGVVYHASYLRFMERARSEWLRALGINQSTVKESTGLAFLVREMQIDFLRAALLDDELSVSVEVKERRAASILFAQTIRRADGVELIRAKVRVACVDVRRMRPVQIPADLIPGLPPQ, from the coding sequence ATGACTGATGCCATGCAGGCCGCCACCGACCCGTTCCAGTGGCCGGTGCGCGTCTATTGGGAAGACACCGACGCCGGCGGGGTGGTCTACCACGCCAGCTACCTGCGCTTCATGGAGCGCGCCCGCAGCGAATGGCTGCGGGCCCTGGGCATCAACCAGTCCACCGTCAAGGAAAGCACCGGGCTGGCCTTCCTGGTCCGCGAGATGCAGATCGATTTCCTGCGCGCGGCCCTGCTGGATGATGAACTGTCGGTAAGCGTCGAGGTCAAAGAGAGGCGGGCAGCCAGTATCCTTTTCGCCCAGACGATCCGCCGGGCGGACGGCGTGGAGCTGATCCGCGCGAAGGTGCGCGTGGCATGTGTCGACGTTCGCCGTATGCGCCCGGTGCAGATTCCGGCCGACCTCATCCCCGGCCTTCCCCCTCAATAA
- the tolR gene encoding protein TolR, whose protein sequence is MRSSARHKRFKLKSEINVVPYIDVMLVLLIIFMVTAPMINKNVDVNLPQANAKSLQDKKDPVIVVVDKDGQLFLTLGTEKRQPVDVATMQAKVSAFVKVNPEVSVLVAGDRDGKYEGVYQVLAQLQQAGVAKVGLMSAPESSNKK, encoded by the coding sequence ATGCGTAGCTCTGCGCGCCACAAGCGCTTCAAGCTGAAATCCGAGATCAACGTCGTTCCCTACATCGACGTGATGCTGGTGCTGTTGATCATCTTCATGGTCACCGCGCCCATGATCAACAAGAACGTCGACGTGAACCTGCCACAGGCCAATGCCAAGTCGTTGCAGGACAAGAAGGACCCGGTGATCGTGGTGGTCGACAAGGACGGCCAGCTGTTCCTGACCCTGGGTACGGAAAAGCGCCAGCCCGTCGACGTCGCCACCATGCAGGCCAAGGTCAGTGCGTTCGTGAAGGTCAATCCGGAGGTCAGCGTGCTCGTCGCTGGCGACCGTGACGGCAAGTACGAAGGCGTGTACCAGGTGCTGGCCCAGTTGCAGCAGGCCGGCGTGGCCAAGGTCGGTCTGATGAGCGCGCCGGAGTCGAGCAACAAGAAATGA
- the ruvB gene encoding Holliday junction branch migration DNA helicase RuvB, protein MTEHRIVTAAAQMDDEALEASIRPKRLTEYLGQQAVREQLSIYIEAAKKRGGALDHVLIFGPPGLGKTTLSHVIANELGVNVRSTSGPVLERAGDLAALLTNLEPHDVLFVDEIHRLSPVVEEVLYPAMEDFQIDIMIGEGPAARSIKLDLPPFTLIGATTRAGLLTAPLRDRFGIVQRLEFYTPDELTAIVRRSARIMNIPCELEGAQEIARRSRGTPRIANRLLRRVRDYAEVRAAGQITRDAARAATDMLKVDAEGFDELDRRLLSVIIESFDGGPVGVESLAAALSEDRGTLEDVVEPYLIQQGFLVRTARGRMASAKAWRHLGLTPPPRHPVAADLFTAGQADD, encoded by the coding sequence GCTGACCGAGTACCTGGGCCAGCAGGCGGTGCGCGAGCAGCTGTCGATTTACATCGAAGCGGCCAAGAAGCGTGGCGGCGCACTGGACCACGTGCTGATCTTCGGGCCGCCGGGCCTTGGCAAGACCACGCTCAGCCATGTGATCGCCAACGAACTGGGCGTCAACGTGCGCTCCACCTCCGGCCCGGTGCTGGAGCGTGCCGGGGATCTGGCCGCGCTGCTGACCAACCTCGAGCCGCACGACGTCCTGTTCGTGGACGAGATCCATCGCCTCTCGCCGGTGGTGGAGGAAGTGCTCTATCCGGCGATGGAAGACTTCCAGATCGACATCATGATCGGCGAAGGTCCGGCCGCCCGCTCCATCAAGCTGGACCTGCCGCCTTTCACGCTGATCGGCGCCACCACGCGCGCAGGCCTGCTCACGGCCCCGTTGCGCGATCGCTTCGGCATCGTGCAGCGTTTGGAGTTCTATACGCCTGACGAGCTCACCGCCATCGTGCGGCGCTCGGCGCGCATCATGAACATCCCGTGCGAACTGGAAGGCGCGCAGGAAATCGCCCGACGCTCGCGCGGCACGCCGCGTATCGCCAACCGCCTGCTGCGACGCGTGCGCGATTACGCCGAAGTGCGCGCCGCTGGGCAGATCACCCGTGACGCGGCCCGTGCCGCGACGGACATGCTCAAGGTGGATGCCGAGGGCTTCGACGAGCTGGACCGCCGCCTGCTGTCCGTCATCATCGAGAGCTTCGACGGCGGCCCGGTGGGCGTCGAGTCGCTGGCGGCTGCCCTCAGCGAAGACCGCGGCACCCTCGAGGACGTGGTCGAGCCTTATCTGATCCAGCAGGGTTTCCTGGTGCGCACCGCGCGCGGCCGCATGGCCAGCGCCAAGGCCTGGCGCCACCTGGGCCTGACCCCGCCGCCGCGGCACCCGGTGGCCGCCGACCTTTTCACCGCCGGGCAAGCCGATGACTGA